Proteins encoded in a region of the Roseateles sp. SL47 genome:
- a CDS encoding methyl-accepting chemotaxis protein — translation MFPTTTIRQRMLLLSLVGLFFVLLVGGLGYAAVERMDAQAHALIRAGAALRAQVEADMMHDALRGDVYVALRSAANPQEADEQGVRAETAEHVKQFREHMAALKSLSLGTDIDASIAKTQGSLDAYINSATQMVALAFKELPAAEARLPAFSKDFKALETEMESLSDQISELAEKTRENSESSAKGVRLLLLAAVVVAAAILLVLNTRVGHSIALPLNRAVDVTRAVAAGDLTARIESGSGDETGQLMTALRQMSDDLARIVGQVRDSAALIATGSSEIATGSMDLSQRTEEQAGSLQETAATMEQLTATVKANAEAAGRAASLAASASEVAGEGGRAVSEVVQTMTAIAASSRRIGDILGVIDSIAFQTNILALNAAVEAARAGEHGKGFAVVASEVRMLATRSADAAHEIKSLIADNVSGAETGTKQVDAAGATMSRLVGEVRAVSELIAQINKASHDQSQGLVQVNEAVTQLDRMTQQNAALVEESAAAAETLRQQSERLSGVVGQFRLG, via the coding sequence ATGTTCCCGACGACCACGATCCGGCAGCGCATGCTGCTTCTCAGTCTGGTTGGCCTGTTCTTCGTGTTGCTCGTGGGCGGGCTTGGATATGCCGCCGTGGAACGAATGGATGCTCAGGCGCATGCGCTGATCCGTGCCGGGGCGGCACTTCGCGCGCAGGTGGAAGCCGACATGATGCATGACGCCTTGCGGGGCGATGTTTATGTGGCGCTTCGCTCGGCCGCCAACCCTCAAGAGGCAGACGAGCAGGGCGTCCGGGCCGAAACGGCCGAGCACGTCAAGCAATTCCGGGAGCACATGGCGGCTTTGAAGTCGCTGTCTCTGGGGACTGACATCGACGCGTCCATTGCCAAGACCCAGGGCAGCCTGGACGCCTACATCAACAGCGCCACGCAGATGGTCGCCTTGGCCTTCAAGGAACTGCCAGCGGCCGAAGCCCGACTCCCGGCCTTCTCCAAAGACTTCAAGGCGCTGGAGACGGAGATGGAGTCCCTGAGCGATCAGATTTCTGAACTGGCTGAAAAGACTCGGGAGAACAGTGAGTCGTCTGCGAAAGGCGTTCGCCTGCTGCTGCTGGCGGCCGTGGTGGTGGCCGCAGCCATTTTGCTGGTGCTCAACACCCGGGTCGGCCACAGCATCGCGCTGCCGCTGAACCGCGCGGTGGATGTGACACGTGCCGTGGCGGCGGGGGATCTCACGGCACGCATCGAATCCGGCAGCGGGGATGAAACCGGACAGCTCATGACGGCGTTGCGGCAGATGTCGGATGACCTGGCGCGCATTGTGGGCCAGGTGCGCGACAGTGCGGCGCTGATCGCCACGGGCTCCTCCGAGATCGCCACCGGCAGCATGGATCTCAGCCAGCGCACCGAAGAGCAGGCGGGCAGCCTGCAGGAAACGGCGGCCACCATGGAGCAACTGACCGCCACCGTGAAGGCCAATGCAGAAGCCGCAGGCCGGGCCGCCTCCCTGGCTGCCAGCGCGTCGGAGGTGGCGGGCGAGGGCGGTCGCGCCGTCAGCGAGGTGGTACAGACCATGACGGCCATTGCCGCCAGCTCGCGCCGCATTGGCGACATCCTCGGTGTGATCGACAGCATTGCGTTTCAGACCAACATTCTGGCGCTCAACGCTGCGGTGGAAGCGGCCCGGGCGGGTGAGCACGGCAAGGGCTTTGCGGTGGTGGCGTCCGAGGTGCGCATGCTGGCAACCCGCAGCGCGGATGCGGCCCACGAGATCAAGTCGCTGATTGCCGACAACGTCAGCGGGGCTGAGACCGGCACCAAGCAGGTGGATGCGGCGGGTGCCACCATGAGCCGCCTGGTGGGCGAGGTGCGGGCCGTGAGTGAGCTCATTGCCCAGATCAACAAGGCCAGCCACGATCAGAGCCAGGGGCTGGTGCAGGTCAACGAGGCCGTGACGCAACTGGACCGCATGACGCAGCAAAATGCCGCGCTGGTCGAAGAATCCGCAGCAGCGGCGGAGACATTGCGTCAGCAGTCTGAACGGCTGAGTGGTGTTGTGGGGCAGTTCCGGCTGGGCTAG
- a CDS encoding GMC family oxidoreductase, with product MRPPEEFDYVVIGSGFGGSVSALRLAEKGYRVAVLEQGRRWTPESLPTSNWDTARWIHRPALGLRGFFNMRFFRHVVVLHGNAVGGGSITYGNTLLVPPNRVWNEGTWAGLADWQAEMPAHYARAQHMLGVTTNRRLGHADHLLKRMAKEVGAEGTFYPTEVGIFFGDDGRAPGATYPDPYFQGEGPARKSCIACGGCMVGCRHDAKNTLDKNYLYLAERKGAQVFAETKVVDVRPVGATDGEGRGAEHRQHGGVGAAGAAGAGAVSAGGEDGAAGYVIDTVSTVPGDKASRRTLRAKGVVFAASSLGTQELLFRLREQGSLPRISQALGQRVRTNAESLIAVRFPGSTRDLSEGIAIGSGIYIDEHTHIEAVRYPKGSDAMALLTTVMTLGRPGWTRIFTWMATLLHQLFTQPIMTLKTLSPFKSAQETVIFLCMQTLEGHLTMRWRRRWYWPFSKTLTTQGDRIPTFIAAANEFAVKAARATGGVPQTTLTEILLNVPMTAHCMGGAAMGRTAEEGVCDRHNRVFGYRNMYIVDGSMLAANLGVNPSLTITALAERAMAYIPPARVSEPQVSMETTPS from the coding sequence ATGCGCCCTCCAGAAGAATTTGACTATGTCGTGATCGGTTCCGGCTTTGGCGGCAGTGTGTCTGCATTGCGCCTGGCCGAGAAGGGCTACCGCGTCGCCGTCCTGGAACAGGGGCGGCGCTGGACGCCCGAGTCTTTGCCCACTTCCAACTGGGACACCGCACGCTGGATTCACCGGCCGGCGCTGGGGCTGCGGGGCTTCTTCAACATGCGCTTCTTCCGCCATGTGGTGGTGCTGCATGGCAATGCGGTCGGCGGTGGTTCCATCACGTACGGCAACACCCTGCTGGTGCCGCCCAACCGGGTGTGGAACGAAGGCACCTGGGCGGGCCTGGCCGATTGGCAGGCGGAGATGCCGGCCCACTATGCCCGTGCACAACACATGCTGGGGGTGACCACCAATCGGCGGCTGGGGCATGCGGACCATCTGCTCAAGCGCATGGCCAAAGAGGTGGGCGCCGAGGGGACGTTTTATCCGACCGAAGTCGGCATCTTCTTCGGGGACGATGGACGCGCCCCGGGGGCGACGTATCCCGACCCCTATTTCCAGGGCGAAGGGCCGGCGCGGAAGTCCTGCATTGCCTGTGGCGGTTGCATGGTGGGCTGCCGGCATGATGCAAAAAACACACTCGACAAAAACTATCTCTATCTGGCGGAGCGCAAGGGCGCCCAGGTCTTTGCCGAGACGAAGGTGGTGGATGTGCGGCCGGTTGGCGCAACCGATGGCGAGGGCCGTGGCGCAGAACACCGCCAACATGGCGGTGTTGGTGCTGCTGGTGCTGCTGGCGCTGGTGCTGTGAGTGCGGGTGGCGAGGACGGCGCGGCGGGCTATGTGATCGATACGGTGTCCACCGTTCCTGGTGACAAGGCTTCCCGCCGCACGCTGCGGGCCAAAGGTGTCGTCTTTGCGGCCTCATCGCTGGGCACGCAGGAACTGCTGTTCCGCCTTCGCGAGCAAGGGTCGTTGCCACGGATTTCGCAGGCGCTGGGCCAGCGTGTGCGGACCAATGCCGAGTCCTTGATTGCGGTGCGTTTTCCGGGGTCGACACGCGATTTGTCGGAGGGCATTGCCATCGGCTCCGGCATCTACATCGACGAGCACACCCACATCGAAGCGGTGCGTTATCCCAAGGGCTCGGACGCGATGGCGCTGCTGACGACCGTGATGACGCTGGGCCGCCCCGGATGGACGCGCATCTTCACCTGGATGGCCACCTTGCTGCACCAACTGTTCACGCAGCCCATCATGACACTGAAGACCCTGTCGCCCTTCAAGTCGGCGCAGGAGACGGTGATCTTCCTTTGCATGCAGACGCTGGAGGGGCATCTCACCATGCGCTGGCGTCGGCGCTGGTATTGGCCGTTCTCCAAGACCTTGACCACGCAGGGTGATCGCATTCCCACCTTCATTGCGGCGGCCAATGAGTTCGCGGTGAAGGCTGCACGTGCTACCGGGGGCGTGCCGCAGACCACGCTGACGGAAATCCTCTTGAATGTCCCCATGACCGCGCATTGCATGGGCGGAGCCGCCATGGGGCGGACCGCAGAGGAGGGCGTGTGTGACCGGCACAACCGGGTGTTTGGCTATCGCAACATGTACATCGTGGATGGCTCCATGCTGGCGGCCAACCTGGGCGTGAATCCCAGCCTGACGATCACGGCATTGGCGGAGCGCGCCATGGCGTACATCCCTCCGGCACGGGTGTCGGAACCGCAGGTCTCGATGGAGACAACGCCATCGTGA